A genomic stretch from Cellulomonas sp. KRMCY2 includes:
- a CDS encoding PilZ domain-containing protein, translating to MLRSGSAGRRAVYSATTVRVREAREEQVTGDPREAGAVAFELDPCLVRTAAGELLVRGFVREHGADSLLIEAEHFTGSWLEAGDMAVVEVMSAHKGACTYDAVVVFSEARRIELARLRLRTVVQQRAAVRVLTAIPLQVTHRVEGNEQIALDEPMDILVLDVSATGMRFRCATKLAAGTRVALTFRGTRTPLHLVLEVLRVEEHKAGPAYGCALVGITERESDELFRFALDEQRRQLALRADAR from the coding sequence ATGCTCCGGAGCGGGTCCGCGGGTCGTCGCGCCGTATACTCGGCGACCACGGTCAGGGTCCGCGAGGCCCGCGAGGAGCAGGTCACCGGGGACCCGCGGGAGGCAGGAGCTGTGGCGTTCGAGCTCGACCCGTGCCTCGTGCGGACAGCGGCCGGCGAGCTGCTGGTGCGCGGGTTCGTGCGCGAGCACGGCGCCGACTCGCTGCTGATCGAGGCCGAGCACTTCACCGGGAGCTGGCTCGAGGCGGGTGACATGGCAGTCGTCGAGGTGATGAGCGCGCACAAGGGCGCCTGCACCTACGACGCGGTCGTGGTGTTCAGCGAGGCGCGGCGGATCGAGCTCGCGCGCCTCCGGCTGCGCACGGTCGTCCAGCAGCGGGCCGCGGTCCGGGTCCTGACCGCCATCCCGCTGCAGGTGACGCACCGGGTCGAGGGGAACGAGCAGATCGCGCTCGACGAGCCGATGGACATCCTCGTGCTCGATGTCAGCGCGACCGGGATGCGCTTCCGGTGCGCCACGAAGCTCGCCGCGGGTACTCGCGTCGCACTCACCTTCCGCGGGACCCGCACCCCGCTCCACCTGGTCCTCGAGGTGCTGCGCGTCGAGGAGCACAAGGCGGGCCCTGCCTACGGCTGCGCGCTGGTCGGGATCACCGAGCGGGAGTCCGACGAGCTCTTCCGGTTCGCGCTGGACGAGCAACGGCGGCAGCTCGCACTGCGGGCGGACGCGCGCTGA
- a CDS encoding cob(I)yrinic acid a,c-diamide adenosyltransferase, whose amino-acid sequence MRIYTKGGDDGTTGLFLGSRVSKADVLVDAYGDIDEAVSLLGVARAACRDDDARLAAILFARQRELFVAAADLATNPAHRDRLVPEVSLVTSAMVERVEQLIDELVAERPLRPVFIVPGGTPLSAAIDHARTVVRRAERHVVQAQDAGHEVSPLVLHYLNRLSDLVFVLARCAAGDDEEPASHD is encoded by the coding sequence GTGCGGATCTACACCAAGGGTGGCGACGACGGGACGACCGGCCTGTTCCTGGGCAGCCGGGTCTCCAAGGCAGACGTCCTGGTGGACGCCTACGGTGACATCGACGAGGCGGTCTCGTTGCTCGGCGTCGCGCGTGCGGCGTGCCGGGACGACGACGCGCGGCTCGCCGCGATCCTGTTCGCGCGCCAGCGGGAGCTGTTCGTCGCGGCCGCCGACCTGGCGACCAACCCGGCACACCGGGACCGTCTCGTGCCGGAGGTGTCCCTGGTCACGTCGGCGATGGTCGAGCGCGTCGAGCAGCTGATCGACGAGCTCGTCGCGGAGCGCCCGTTGCGGCCGGTCTTCATCGTGCCGGGCGGGACCCCGCTGTCAGCAGCGATCGACCACGCCCGCACGGTCGTCCGTCGCGCCGAGCGACACGTGGTCCAGGCCCAGGACGCCGGCCACGAGGTGAGCCCGCTCGTGCTGCACTACCTCAACCGGCTCTCGGACCTGGTGTTCGTGCTCGCGCGGTGCGCGGCAGGGGACGACGAGGAGCCGGCCAGCCACGACTGA
- a CDS encoding ABC transporter ATP-binding protein: protein MIVFDQVTVTYPGASAPALRDVSVRVPEGELCLVVGPTGAGKSTFLRAVCGLVPHFTGGLLLGRVVVDGRDTRDHPPRDLADVVGVVVQDPTAGFVTDTVEEELAYGMEQLGIPPTVMRQRVEEVLDLLGLARLRTRPLADLSGGEQQRVAIGAVLTSHPRILVLDEPTSALDPSAAEDVLAALTRLVHDLGMTVLLAEHRLERVVQYADRVIAVAADGTVTDGLPADVLAGSVVAPPIIELGRLAGWQPVPLSVRDARRRAAPLRTRLSEAAARSVGSVDDPVTGAPRSTGRPAAERLQDSRPMLLAARGLQVRYGRTRAVRGVDLRLDAGEVVALMGRNGAGKSSLLWALQGSGPRSAGSVQVATDAPSDVGPAAPGGSPARRAAAADPATLRPHDARRLVALVPQNPQDLLYLDTVAAECAAADVQADAAAGTTRAILAGLTGLAPELPGTTHPRDLSEGQRLDLVLAIQLAARPRVLLLDEPTRGLDYATKRLLAAALNRHAAAGGAVLLSSHDVEFVADCARRVVVMAEGEVVADGSAAEVLVASPTFAPQVAKILHPLELLTVAAVRAALTVPA, encoded by the coding sequence GTGATCGTCTTCGACCAGGTGACAGTGACCTACCCCGGCGCGTCCGCCCCCGCTCTGCGGGACGTGTCGGTGCGCGTCCCGGAGGGCGAGCTCTGCCTCGTGGTCGGGCCGACCGGCGCCGGGAAGTCGACCTTCCTGCGGGCCGTCTGCGGTCTGGTGCCGCACTTCACCGGCGGGCTGCTCCTGGGCCGGGTCGTGGTCGACGGGCGCGACACGCGCGACCACCCGCCGCGGGACCTGGCCGATGTCGTCGGGGTGGTCGTCCAGGACCCCACCGCGGGATTCGTCACCGACACGGTCGAGGAGGAGCTCGCCTACGGCATGGAGCAGCTCGGGATCCCGCCGACCGTCATGCGTCAGCGGGTCGAAGAGGTGCTGGACCTGCTCGGCCTGGCCAGGCTCCGCACCCGCCCGCTCGCGGACCTGTCCGGCGGTGAGCAGCAGCGGGTGGCGATCGGCGCCGTCCTGACCAGCCACCCGCGCATCCTGGTCCTCGACGAGCCGACCTCCGCCCTCGACCCATCGGCCGCGGAGGACGTCCTGGCCGCGCTGACCCGGCTCGTGCACGACCTCGGGATGACGGTCCTGCTGGCCGAGCACAGGCTCGAGCGGGTCGTGCAGTACGCGGACCGGGTGATCGCCGTGGCGGCCGACGGCACGGTCACCGACGGGCTGCCGGCCGACGTGCTGGCCGGCTCGGTCGTGGCTCCCCCGATCATCGAGCTGGGTCGACTTGCCGGCTGGCAGCCCGTCCCGTTGTCGGTCCGGGACGCCAGGCGGCGCGCCGCGCCGTTGCGCACCCGCCTGAGCGAGGCCGCGGCGCGGTCGGTCGGTTCGGTCGACGACCCAGTGACGGGCGCCCCTCGGAGCACCGGTCGGCCCGCTGCCGAGCGCCTGCAGGACTCTCGGCCGATGCTGCTGGCAGCCCGTGGCCTGCAGGTCCGCTACGGCAGGACGCGAGCGGTGCGCGGCGTCGACCTCCGCCTGGATGCCGGCGAGGTGGTCGCCCTGATGGGCCGCAACGGCGCCGGCAAGTCCTCGCTGCTCTGGGCCCTGCAGGGGTCCGGACCGCGTAGCGCGGGCAGCGTCCAGGTGGCGACCGACGCACCGTCCGACGTCGGTCCGGCAGCGCCCGGCGGGTCACCGGCCCGACGTGCCGCAGCCGCCGACCCGGCGACCCTGCGCCCGCACGACGCCAGACGGCTCGTGGCCCTGGTGCCCCAGAACCCCCAGGACCTGCTCTACCTCGACACGGTCGCCGCCGAGTGCGCCGCCGCCGACGTCCAGGCGGACGCCGCCGCGGGCACCACCCGGGCGATCCTGGCCGGTCTCACGGGCCTCGCGCCGGAGCTGCCCGGCACAACCCACCCCAGGGACCTGTCGGAAGGTCAGCGGCTCGATCTCGTCCTGGCCATCCAGCTCGCCGCACGGCCGCGGGTCCTGCTGCTCGACGAGCCGACACGAGGGCTGGACTACGCGACCAAACGCCTGCTCGCCGCGGCACTGAACCGGCACGCCGCCGCGGGGGGCGCGGTGCTGCTCTCGAGCCACGACGTCGAGTTCGTCGCCGACTGCGCCCGACGCGTGGTCGTGATGGCCGAGGGTGAGGTCGTCGCCGACGGCAGCGCGGCCGAGGTGCTCGTGGCCTCGCCGACGTTCGCGCCGCAGGTGGCCAAGATCCTGCACCCCCTCGAGCTGCTGACCGTCGCCGCGGTGCGCGCGGCGCTGACGGTGCCCGCATGA
- a CDS encoding SDR family NAD(P)-dependent oxidoreductase, whose protein sequence is MDASLPATHDAADPSAPIDPIDPIELAACLAVLRQAQSLPADHPDALALRRATAGLFKAVKKERRATRRAAISADDAAVVAATATGSPRRIDDETAGLPLVSNVRGASAGTLRRPRACYICKELYDQVDAFYHQLCPACAALNHARRDARTDLTGRRALLTGGRAKIGMYIALRLLRDGATTTITTRFPRDAVRRFAAMPDAADWLDHLTVVGIDLRDPAQVVALADEVAAAGPLDILINNAAQTVRRSPGAYAPLTEAEHAPLPHGPLPHLITFEHASDAHPAALVSSVGTHPATHHDDEVAGSVHHRARVRASDLTAQALAGGSSSLARLARGDAIDAGGLLPDLHRSNSWVATVDQVDALEMLEVQLCNMTAPFILVSRLRPCLAASPARRSHVVNVSAMEGVFSRGYKGPGHPHTNMAKAAMNMLTRTSAAELFTDGILMTSVDTGWITDERPHPTKVRLAEEGFHAPLDLVDGAARVYDPIVRGEGGEDLYGVFLKDYKPAAW, encoded by the coding sequence ATGGACGCCAGCCTGCCCGCGACGCACGACGCCGCAGATCCCTCGGCCCCGATCGACCCGATCGACCCGATCGAGCTCGCCGCCTGCCTCGCCGTACTGCGACAGGCCCAGTCGCTGCCGGCCGACCATCCCGACGCGCTGGCGCTGCGCCGTGCCACGGCCGGCCTGTTCAAGGCTGTGAAGAAGGAGCGCCGCGCGACCAGGCGCGCAGCGATCAGCGCCGACGACGCGGCCGTCGTGGCCGCGACCGCGACCGGGTCGCCGCGCCGGATCGACGACGAGACCGCAGGACTCCCGCTGGTCTCCAACGTCCGTGGAGCCAGCGCCGGAACCCTGCGCCGACCGCGTGCGTGCTACATCTGCAAGGAGCTGTACGACCAGGTCGACGCGTTCTACCACCAGCTGTGCCCCGCTTGTGCCGCACTCAACCACGCCCGGCGGGACGCTCGCACCGACCTGACCGGTCGCCGGGCCCTGCTGACCGGTGGCCGCGCGAAGATCGGGATGTACATCGCGCTCCGGCTGCTCCGCGACGGTGCGACGACGACGATCACCACGCGCTTCCCTCGGGATGCCGTCCGACGCTTCGCCGCGATGCCCGACGCCGCGGACTGGCTGGACCACCTGACCGTCGTGGGGATCGACCTGCGGGACCCGGCCCAGGTCGTCGCCCTGGCCGACGAGGTCGCCGCAGCCGGTCCCCTCGACATCCTGATCAACAACGCTGCGCAGACGGTCCGGCGGTCGCCCGGCGCCTACGCCCCACTGACCGAGGCCGAGCACGCTCCCCTGCCGCACGGCCCGCTGCCGCACCTGATCACCTTCGAGCACGCGAGCGACGCCCACCCGGCCGCGCTGGTCAGCTCGGTCGGGACCCATCCCGCCACGCACCACGACGACGAGGTCGCCGGGTCCGTGCACCATCGGGCGAGGGTCCGGGCCTCGGACCTCACCGCCCAGGCCCTGGCCGGCGGCTCGTCGTCGCTCGCCCGGCTCGCCCGCGGCGACGCGATCGACGCCGGCGGCCTGCTTCCCGACCTGCACCGCTCGAACAGCTGGGTCGCGACAGTCGACCAGGTCGACGCCCTCGAGATGCTCGAGGTCCAGCTCTGCAACATGACGGCGCCGTTCATCCTGGTCAGCCGGCTGAGGCCGTGCCTCGCAGCCTCGCCGGCCCGGCGCAGCCACGTCGTGAACGTCTCGGCGATGGAGGGCGTGTTCTCCCGTGGCTACAAGGGTCCCGGGCACCCGCACACGAACATGGCCAAGGCCGCGATGAACATGCTCACCCGGACGAGCGCGGCCGAGCTCTTCACCGACGGCATCCTGATGACCAGCGTCGACACCGGCTGGATCACCGACGAACGTCCGCACCCGACGAAGGTGCGACTCGCCGAGGAGGGCTTCCACGCGCCGCTCGACCTGGTCGACGGCGCGGCGCGGGTGTACGACCCGATCGTGCGCGGTGAGGGCGGCGAAGACCTGTACGGTGTCTTCCTCAAGGACTACAAGCCTGCAGCCTGGTAG
- a CDS encoding low specificity L-threonine aldolase produces MLRVTLHDTTGRGFASDNYAGVHPEVLTAVSAANGGHQTSYGEDVYTERLHGVMAEHFGRDVQVFPVFNGTGANVLSLQSMLPPWGAVICTETAHIHSDENGAPERVAGIKLLTVPTPDGKLTPELVDRQAWGWGDEHRAQPLVVSITQTTELGTCYSAQEIAALCDHAHAHGMRVHMDGARIANAAATLDLPLRAFTTDVGVDVVSFGGTKNGALGAEAVVVLDPEASTGLVYLRKMNMQLGSKMRFISAQLLALLEGDLWLRSAQHANAMATRLHAAVRDLPGVTVERPVQANAVFAVLPAGVADRLRERFRFYDWDAATGEVRWMCAFDTTAQDVDTFAAAIAAELTGAGAGARTVEV; encoded by the coding sequence ATGCTGCGCGTGACGCTCCATGACACCACCGGCCGTGGCTTTGCCTCCGACAACTACGCAGGGGTTCATCCCGAGGTCCTCACGGCCGTCAGCGCGGCCAACGGTGGTCACCAGACCTCCTACGGCGAGGACGTCTACACCGAGCGGCTGCACGGCGTGATGGCCGAGCACTTCGGACGTGACGTGCAGGTCTTCCCGGTGTTCAACGGGACCGGCGCCAACGTGCTGTCCCTGCAGTCGATGCTGCCGCCGTGGGGCGCGGTGATCTGCACGGAGACCGCGCACATCCACTCCGACGAGAACGGTGCGCCGGAGCGGGTCGCCGGGATCAAGCTGCTGACGGTCCCGACCCCGGACGGCAAGCTGACCCCGGAGCTGGTCGACCGGCAGGCCTGGGGCTGGGGTGACGAGCACCGTGCGCAGCCGCTCGTCGTGTCGATCACCCAGACCACCGAGCTGGGCACCTGCTACTCCGCGCAGGAGATCGCGGCGCTGTGCGACCACGCGCATGCGCACGGCATGCGGGTGCACATGGACGGTGCGCGGATCGCCAACGCCGCCGCGACCCTCGACCTGCCGCTGCGGGCGTTCACGACGGACGTCGGTGTGGACGTCGTCTCCTTCGGCGGGACCAAGAACGGGGCCCTGGGTGCCGAGGCAGTGGTCGTGCTCGACCCCGAGGCGTCCACCGGCCTGGTCTACCTGCGCAAGATGAACATGCAGCTCGGCTCGAAGATGCGCTTCATCTCCGCACAGCTGCTCGCACTCCTGGAGGGTGACCTCTGGCTGCGTTCGGCGCAGCACGCGAACGCGATGGCCACCCGGCTGCATGCCGCGGTCCGCGACCTGCCCGGTGTCACCGTCGAGCGGCCGGTGCAGGCCAACGCCGTCTTCGCCGTGCTCCCGGCCGGGGTGGCAGACCGTCTGCGGGAGCGCTTCCGGTTCTACGACTGGGACGCTGCCACGGGTGAGGTCCGCTGGATGTGCGCCTTCGACACCACGGCGCAGGACGTCGACACGTTCGCTGCGGCCATCGCGGCCGAGCTGACGGGTGCCGGGGCCGGAGCCCGGACCGTCGAGGTCTAG
- a CDS encoding DEAD/DEAH box helicase: MPSNDASGSVLPADHADHTELDLIDLGLPEPLLRAVLDLGFTRPTPIQAAAIPALLAGRDITGVAQTGTGKTAAFGLPMLAAVDPDLGQVQGLVLTPTRELAMQVAEAIESFAKHIKNLSVVAVYGGAPFLPQQRALARGAQIVVGTPGRVIDHLERHTLRMDAVNFLVLDEADEMLRMGFAEDVDKVFSFAPERRQVALFSATMPPAIVRVANEHLKNPVQIATSRQSSTVTGVRQTFAVVPFRHKIGALTRVLATSDADAAIVFCRTRGAAEEVGTALIAKGLSAATISGDVAQKDREKIVERLRGGALNVLVATDVAARGLDVERVGLVVNFDVPGEPEAYVHRIGRTGRAGRTGVAMTFVTPNEQGRLRAIERLTRQKIEESTVPSPLDVSAHGVGRLLGQAGDRQQAGRLDMYRTAVATYLAESGMDGAELAAILASLAVGDGGPGSVSTEEIDEAPSQAARGASRGDDGRISFTSEERARTAARRPSTGTRYRVAVGHTHGARPEAIVGAITGEGGLTGKDLGKIDIFASFSLIEISAELSPEAFRRIGAARVGGRPLRISVDEGPRGRSAAHATAHAGTHHRAHPTDRPESHGGARADGHRYEGQRSDATRPRRAARPSV, translated from the coding sequence ATGCCCTCGAACGACGCCTCCGGCTCGGTGCTGCCTGCCGACCATGCCGACCACACCGAGCTCGACCTGATCGACCTCGGTCTGCCGGAGCCCCTGCTCCGGGCGGTGCTGGACCTCGGCTTCACGCGACCGACCCCGATCCAGGCAGCGGCCATCCCCGCCCTGCTCGCCGGCCGTGACATCACCGGCGTCGCCCAGACCGGCACCGGCAAGACCGCCGCGTTCGGCCTGCCGATGCTCGCCGCCGTCGACCCCGACCTCGGGCAGGTCCAGGGCCTCGTCCTGACACCGACCCGCGAGCTCGCGATGCAGGTCGCCGAAGCGATCGAGTCCTTCGCCAAGCACATCAAGAACCTGAGCGTCGTCGCGGTCTACGGCGGAGCACCCTTCCTGCCCCAGCAGCGTGCCCTGGCACGCGGTGCCCAGATCGTCGTCGGGACCCCGGGCCGTGTGATCGACCACCTCGAGCGTCACACCCTGCGGATGGACGCGGTGAACTTCCTCGTCCTGGACGAGGCCGACGAGATGCTGCGGATGGGCTTCGCGGAGGACGTCGACAAGGTGTTCTCGTTCGCCCCCGAACGCCGCCAGGTCGCCCTGTTCTCCGCGACCATGCCGCCGGCGATCGTCCGCGTCGCCAACGAGCACCTGAAGAACCCGGTGCAGATCGCGACCTCCCGCCAGTCCTCCACGGTCACCGGCGTCCGCCAGACGTTCGCCGTCGTGCCCTTCCGGCACAAGATCGGTGCGCTGACCCGCGTGCTGGCCACCTCGGACGCCGATGCGGCGATCGTCTTCTGCCGGACCAGGGGTGCCGCGGAAGAGGTCGGCACCGCACTGATCGCCAAGGGTCTGTCGGCAGCGACGATCTCGGGCGACGTCGCCCAGAAGGATCGCGAGAAGATCGTCGAGCGCCTGCGCGGCGGGGCCCTGAACGTCCTGGTCGCCACCGACGTCGCCGCCCGCGGCCTGGACGTCGAGCGCGTCGGCCTGGTGGTCAACTTCGACGTGCCCGGCGAGCCCGAGGCCTATGTGCACCGCATCGGCCGCACCGGCCGTGCGGGGCGGACCGGCGTGGCGATGACCTTCGTCACGCCCAACGAGCAGGGTCGGCTGCGGGCGATCGAGCGTCTGACCCGGCAGAAGATCGAGGAGAGCACTGTCCCGTCCCCGCTCGACGTCTCAGCCCACGGGGTCGGCCGGCTGCTCGGCCAGGCCGGTGACCGGCAGCAGGCGGGACGGCTGGACATGTACCGCACGGCTGTCGCCACCTACCTCGCCGAGAGCGGGATGGACGGCGCGGAGCTCGCCGCGATCCTCGCCTCGCTCGCCGTCGGCGACGGCGGCCCCGGCAGCGTGAGCACGGAGGAGATCGACGAGGCCCCGAGCCAGGCAGCCCGCGGCGCATCCCGCGGCGACGACGGCCGGATCTCCTTCACGAGCGAGGAGCGCGCCCGTACCGCGGCGCGTCGCCCGTCGACCGGCACGCGCTACCGGGTCGCCGTCGGGCACACCCACGGGGCGCGGCCCGAGGCGATCGTCGGTGCGATCACCGGTGAGGGCGGCCTGACCGGCAAGGACCTCGGCAAGATCGACATCTTCGCGAGCTTCAGCCTGATCGAGATCTCCGCGGAGCTCTCGCCCGAGGCCTTCCGCCGCATCGGCGCGGCACGTGTCGGTGGCCGTCCGCTGCGGATCAGCGTGGACGAGGGTCCGCGCGGCCGGTCGGCCGCGCATGCCACCGCCCACGCCGGGACGCACCACCGTGCGCACCCGACCGACCGCCCCGAGAGCCACGGCGGGGCACGGGCCGACGGCCACCGGTACGAAGGTCAGCGCAGCGACGCGACCCGCCCCCGTCGGGCGGCGCGCCCGTCGGTCTGA
- a CDS encoding DUF6421 family protein has product MHNAVTWCAPASAASPGSHGDQGRPDLAAHPAWTALKDAVEAFQLLQAEDGSVPEPADHARARILVDEVCAGVTALAPVFGHDAAYLEAVVTDLRRWADEGLGVPDFLDSLVAFAPQAQRVDGLAHLVLFPMYTQNGSRDRHLEAVMVEVVWPDFVAELEAGDYSNRMFVPIRFIDFTSGYDTNAAVLFPETIAMRTIPTFTWGAIFADREAARFRAVVQAAAQTTGLALPPDAARLVADQRLAEETFVMWDLIHDRTHMRGDLPFDPFMIKQRMPYFLYALEELRCDLTAFRESVALEARGVPHARLVQYAVIFDRIFRFAITGSRVRNYDGLGGQLLFAWLHQHHVLHWTNNRLSIDWEQVPDVVLALGHEIEDLYWRSIDRPKIAHWLAAYELVSATVTPHPASTWAKGPDALPLQGQLKEMTDAVLPDEFPLSMFYEALSRRIGDVVASTSGITGGSAR; this is encoded by the coding sequence ATGCACAACGCCGTGACCTGGTGCGCACCCGCCTCCGCTGCGTCCCCCGGGTCGCACGGTGACCAGGGGCGGCCGGACCTGGCCGCGCACCCCGCCTGGACTGCGCTCAAGGACGCCGTCGAGGCCTTCCAGCTGTTGCAGGCCGAGGACGGGTCGGTGCCGGAGCCGGCCGACCATGCCAGGGCCCGGATCCTCGTCGACGAGGTCTGCGCCGGCGTCACGGCACTCGCACCGGTGTTCGGCCACGACGCCGCGTACCTCGAGGCCGTCGTGACCGACCTGCGTCGGTGGGCCGACGAGGGTCTGGGCGTCCCGGACTTCCTCGACTCGCTCGTCGCGTTCGCGCCCCAGGCCCAGCGGGTCGACGGGCTCGCGCACCTGGTCCTGTTCCCGATGTACACCCAGAACGGCAGCCGGGACCGCCACCTGGAGGCCGTCATGGTCGAGGTGGTCTGGCCCGACTTCGTCGCGGAGCTCGAGGCGGGGGACTACTCCAACCGGATGTTCGTGCCGATCCGCTTCATCGACTTCACCTCCGGGTACGACACGAACGCCGCGGTGCTCTTCCCCGAGACGATCGCGATGCGGACCATCCCGACCTTCACCTGGGGCGCGATCTTCGCCGACCGCGAGGCCGCCCGGTTCCGCGCCGTCGTGCAGGCCGCCGCGCAGACCACCGGCCTGGCCCTGCCACCGGACGCGGCGCGGCTGGTCGCCGACCAGCGGCTCGCGGAGGAGACCTTCGTGATGTGGGACCTCATCCACGACCGCACCCACATGCGTGGCGACCTGCCGTTCGACCCGTTCATGATCAAGCAGCGGATGCCGTACTTCCTGTACGCCCTCGAGGAGCTCCGGTGCGACCTGACCGCGTTCCGCGAGTCCGTCGCGCTCGAGGCGCGCGGGGTCCCGCACGCCCGGCTGGTCCAGTACGCGGTCATCTTCGACCGCATCTTCCGCTTCGCGATCACCGGCTCGCGCGTCCGCAACTACGACGGGCTGGGTGGGCAGCTGCTCTTCGCGTGGCTGCACCAGCACCACGTCCTGCACTGGACGAACAACCGGCTGAGCATCGACTGGGAGCAGGTGCCGGACGTCGTGCTCGCCCTCGGCCACGAGATCGAGGACCTGTACTGGCGCTCGATCGACCGACCGAAGATCGCGCACTGGCTCGCCGCGTACGAGCTGGTCAGCGCGACGGTGACACCGCACCCCGCCTCGACGTGGGCCAAGGGGCCCGACGCGCTGCCGCTGCAGGGCCAGCTCAAGGAGATGACCGACGCGGTGCTGCCTGACGAGTTCCCGCTGTCCATGTTCTACGAGGCGCTGAGCCGCCGGATCGGCGACGTCGTCGCGTCCACCTCGGGGATCACCGGAGGCTCCGCCCGGTGA
- a CDS encoding energy-coupling factor transporter transmembrane component T → MTVRDENETRGRATMHPLAWWVWAIGLAVATTRTTNPLVIGLVLSAVVLVVVARRDDVPWARAFGGYLVLGGFIVAARVLFYVVVGIKTPGPVLVEVPRVALPDWAVGVELFGPITLTGLLIAVYGGLRLATLVVCFGAANALANPRRALRSLPAALHQLGTAVVIAVSVTPQLVTSAGGVRRAQRLRGQDGHGVRAVLSTAVPVLTDALDRSLALAASMDSRGYARALPGRTDRGVAGLLLLALLAAALGTYGLLDGTSPAWLGVPVLVVGAGAAVVGSVLAGRRVRRTRYRPDRWGLPETAVAACGVLAAGLLVLATATDPAALDPSVSPLGWPSLPPVAAGCALLAAAPAFGPARHGSRRPAARRPEVVR, encoded by the coding sequence GTGACGGTCCGGGACGAGAACGAGACGAGAGGGCGGGCGACGATGCATCCGCTGGCGTGGTGGGTCTGGGCCATCGGCCTCGCCGTGGCCACGACGCGCACGACCAACCCGCTGGTGATCGGCCTCGTCCTGTCCGCCGTCGTCCTGGTCGTCGTGGCACGCCGCGACGACGTCCCGTGGGCTCGGGCGTTCGGTGGCTACCTCGTCCTCGGTGGGTTCATCGTCGCCGCCCGCGTGCTCTTCTACGTCGTCGTCGGGATCAAGACACCGGGCCCGGTGCTCGTCGAGGTGCCGCGGGTCGCGCTGCCCGACTGGGCCGTCGGTGTCGAGCTCTTCGGTCCGATCACCCTGACCGGCCTGCTCATCGCCGTCTACGGCGGGCTGCGCCTCGCGACGCTCGTGGTGTGCTTCGGCGCCGCGAACGCCCTCGCCAACCCGCGTCGTGCCCTGCGGTCGCTGCCCGCCGCGCTGCACCAGCTCGGCACGGCTGTCGTCATCGCCGTGAGCGTGACCCCGCAGCTGGTCACGTCGGCCGGCGGGGTACGACGAGCTCAGCGACTCCGGGGCCAGGACGGGCACGGTGTGCGGGCGGTCCTGTCCACGGCCGTGCCCGTCCTGACCGACGCCCTCGACCGTTCGCTCGCCCTCGCGGCGTCGATGGACTCGCGCGGCTACGCCCGCGCCCTGCCGGGCCGTACGGACCGGGGCGTGGCGGGGCTGCTCCTGCTCGCGCTGCTCGCCGCTGCCCTCGGCACCTACGGCCTGCTCGACGGGACGTCGCCGGCGTGGCTCGGCGTGCCGGTGCTGGTCGTGGGCGCCGGCGCGGCCGTCGTCGGCTCGGTCCTGGCCGGACGGCGGGTCCGCCGGACCAGGTACCGACCCGATCGGTGGGGTCTGCCGGAGACGGCGGTCGCCGCGTGCGGCGTCCTGGCAGCCGGACTCCTCGTGCTCGCGACGGCCACCGACCCGGCCGCCCTCGACCCGTCGGTCAGCCCGCTGGGTTGGCCGTCGCTGCCGCCGGTCGCCGCGGGCTGCGCGCTGCTCGCCGCGGCCCCGGCCTTCGGGCCCGCTCGTCACGGGAGCCGTCGCCCCGCGGCCCGGCGCCCGGAGGTGGTCCGGTGA